The Spinacia oleracea cultivar Varoflay chromosome 2, BTI_SOV_V1, whole genome shotgun sequence DNA segment tatATGTTCAAGCAAAATAAGGAGAATAGGACACAATCGGAACAGGTAAAAATAAGGTAGAAGAATAGAGCATCAAACTTATCTGACCTTGTTAGTCTTATATTTATACTTAGAATTTTTAACATTAAACCCAAATAAATTAGACTATCTTCGACCTACCcggcataaaaaaaaaaatgaaacctcTTGAAGGGGAGGgtgaaaagagaaaaagagaaattatctacacttatctgaacttatatgctataaacttatattatcttaaCTTACATGCTTTAAACAtcatatctgaacttattaattAGTCCTATATTTATACCTATTAATAAACGAACTTAACATATCTCAAGTTATACCgtaaacttatcttatcttatgcTATAAACTTATCTGTATCTAATTATATAAAGTTATTAACCCTTGGCCTTTCCGAACTTATTAGCTCCGGTTTAAGAGacccaaaataaattaaattaaggttAACATAACAAAGTTTAAGTGCTGACAAAATAAACTTTATAATGGAAACAAGCTTAGACTTACAAATAAAAGGACGATGATATaagtcgcaagttgcgacaacaaaatgttgtcacaatcttacgtgtcggcgtttcattggtacatataggcgccacgtagattACGCGTCCTCGattttttttactatcaattcaatatttttactatgaaaatatataaataaggtagACTATACAATATATGAAgtaaacaaatatttattatatttatagtaaatatatatttccttttatcttatatattacaaatttaaaaactaaaaattataatctaataatataattttgtgtaattaaaaaaatacatcaatttaatttaaaaaatacactGATATGtaatctaataatatattttatgtaaataaatatacataattatacattactttaaaatattattttaattttaatgattAGGTTAGTTTTAGGTTCTTTTTCAGTAAAAGCTAGTGCCATTCATCTCTCCGGCCACAATACACGCAGTCAATAAACCAATAAAGACGAAATACCTTTTTTCTAATAGTTTTTTTTATGtactatatttttattttctaagtaCGAGTATAAATTAGTAactgtatttttttatttatttcctatatcatataaataattaaaagtgttttttttcttctaattttctatatacaaattagaattatttttctgaaataaaaaattacattattcaatttgtaaattagaatattaagattttcctacctcttttgtaacatgtataataggttatataatctaaatattttaGTGTTCAAACACATTTATGACACGTAGGCGTGCCATGTCACCACTGTGACACGGCTttaaggtcgcatgttgcgacctttatcatttccgCAAATAAAGTTATGCTAGTATGCTACCGTaaaaacaaatttaaataaTTCAAGATAAGTTCATACAAAATAAATTGAATATAACAAAGTGTTATATTGCACGATTAAATGCGAATATTATTGacaatatatattatatatgtacaaTGAAAATACACATCTAACTGAGAAGTAATTACATGTGGTCCTTATCATTAGTAGACAAAGACTTCGCTAATAAAAATGATTATGATAATTACTTAAACAAGCAAAGAGAGTGATATCATATGTCTTTGTTTCTTCATACAACACCAACTGGTAGTGTGGTACAGAGTTATCGAATTCTAAGCCTTAATTGCTGGTGTTTAACTCTTTAAACGCGTAGAACAAATATAATTTGATTTAAtggaaaaagaaaacaaagaattttcagatatttaattttcaaaaatgCTAACCAGCTAATTTCTTAGTAGGCAGTAGTTTTGGAATGTTTCATTACCACCTCAGCTAATTAGGAGTCATATAGGACTAACAAACACAAACCTCTATTATTGCCAATCATAATTCTAACAAATTCTCTATAATTATATGGTTCATTAGTTTGACAAAACATGTTTGACTTACTACTTTTactgaatattttattttgacgTGGATGAGTTATAAGGACAAATCAATTATAAATGAGAATGAAGTATTCGAACCTATGATCTCAATATACAAGCCCTTGATTTTAACTTTACTGGCCTTCTTGCTACTACTACGTACGCTGTATTACAGAGTATTCGTATTAAGGATGATCAAAGTTATTACACTATTCAACGTTATTACTCTTTTTTCTCCCTTATGAGATATACCTAAATTTTTTAGCATTTGCATGCCATTATAATATGATTGGACAGTTTTCATGACCATGTTTTCGTAGAGGGGCCAAAACTACATGAATCTTCTAACTATTTCATGAAGAAAACACTTCCAACCACAATTTCTTGTAACCAATGTACTTTCTATTTAATGAAAGAAAATCATACTATAGCCTGTAATGACAGATCACCCTAACTTACCTCTAGCTTACCTCTTTCGAATGATCGAACCAATTATCCATCAAAAAAATGTGTATGAACCGAATTATCGAAAAGAttataattcttttttttttgtttgtttggagGAAGGTGGGAGTATTTGAGTTATGATTAAAATTTTCCTAAGCTCAAGTTCttaattaattctaattaaCATTTAACTAATGTACTCATAATTCGATTTAATCTAATTTATACATGTAAAACAAATCATACTAGTCTCTAATGACAGATCACACTAAGTTATCCTTTTGAATGATCAAATCAATTATACGAAATAGAAGAATGTATGTGAACTAAATTATCAAAAgggttataattttttttttctttcggttGGAGGAGGGTGGAAGGATTAGAGTTATGATTAGATTTTGTCCTAATGTCAAGCTATCTCAAGTTCATAATTATAATTAACATTTGACTAATGTAATCATAATTCCACCTAATTTAATTTTTcacatatatacatataaatatattaaaaaaaagaaataaggaACAAATTTTTGTCTTCCGTTGGTTGGTCCCTAATAAAATATACTCCATCCCATATTCCATAATTCCATACCCTTTCCTTTACCTTCGAAGAGGTTTGAACACCAAAAAGGTCCAAAAACCAAAGGTAATAAGAAAAGAATAAAGTCGCCAACCTTATACTATAAATACATAATTTATCATCCAAAGTACCCTAGAAAATAAAACTACTCCTCCTAACAAACACGTCCTTaacaaatttaaaattaaaaataaaatacaaaaatcaagtGGGCTTTGAGCTGTGATTTAGCTGGCCCTTTCTCCCCACCCGCCTTCCTCACTAAATATACACATACAACTCTCCTCACATTTCATTCACAAACCCCCAAAAAtccttattattaataataaaaaaaaggaaaaacaaattatcaaaaaccaacaacaaaaagaaaaaccccttctcctcctcctcccCCTCCTCTCCCTTCTTCTTCACCTCACACTCAAAATCTCATTCTCTCTCTGACTCAAACAACCCACATTTCTCTCAGATCTCTTTCCCTGCAAATTTTGCTAATTAAACTTCAACAATCTGAGAGCAGCTCACTCTCTCccttctctttctttctcttgtTGTTTGTTAGTAATTGAACAAAGATATATAGGATTTTTGTCAAATTTGTTTGAAATTTCTGGGTTGTTTTATAGATGTCTCATGTGAGATGAAGAAGACAACAACAACCCACCCTTCTAATTCTTTCTTCTTCGTCTCTTATCTTTCCCTCATCTTTATCATCTCCGCCGCGTTGTTGGCGGGGACATCATCGGGTTTCGTCGGAAATGGGAAGCTCAGTGAGGCGGAAGTGAGGTACATTCAACGCCGGCAGCTTTTGTACTACAAGGATGAGTTCGGCGACCGGGGGGAGAAAGTAAGCGTCCCACCTAACCTGAGTTTCGCTAACCCGAGGTTGAGGGACGCCTACATTGCTCTTCAAGCGTGGAAACAAGCTATTTTATCCGACCCGTTTAACTACACTGTTAATTGGGTCGGATCTGATGTTTGTCATTACACTGGTGTTTTCTGTGCTCCTGCACCTGATGATCATTACACTGTGACGGTTGCAGGTGTCGATCTTAACCATGCTGATATCGCCGGGTACTTACCGGAGGAGCTGGGTCTTCTTCGAGACCTTGCTCTTTTTCACATCAACTCGAATCGGTTTTGTGGAACTGTGCCGCAGAGGTTTCGCAACATGAGACTGTTGCACGAGATAGATCTGAGTAACAACCGCTTCGCTGGGAGGTTTCCGAAGGTGTTGATTACTTTACCGAGTTTGAAATACTTGGATCTAAGATTTAATGAGTTTGAAGGGACGGTCCCTCGGGAGCTTTTTGATAAAGATCTTGATGCCATTTTCATTAATCATAACCGGTTCCAGTTTGAGTTGCCGGATAATTTCGGGAACTCACCGGTGTCTGTTATCGTCCTTGCGAATAACAAGTTCCATGGTTGTGTGCCGGAGAGTTTGGTTCACATGGAGAATTTGAATGAGATTATAATGATGAATAATGGGTTCAGATCTTGTTTGCCGAGTGACCTTGGTTTGTTGCAGAATTTGACGGTGTTTGATGTCAGTTTCAATGAGTTGATGGGTCCGTTACCGGAGTCTATTGGTCAGATTATGACCTTGGAGCAGCTTGATGTGGCGCATAATATGTTTTCTGGGAATATTCCGGCGAGTATTTGTAAGTTGCCCAACTTACAGAACTTTACTTTCTCGTACAATTTCTTTACCGGTGAGCCACCTGTTTGTTTGCGGCTTGCTTCCACTAGTGACCGCAGGAATTGTATTCCGAGGCGCCCTGTGCAGCGGTCTTCTTCTCAGTGTAGAGCGTTCTTGTCTCACCCTGTTGATTGCAGCTCCTTCGGCTGTGGTGCGTCTACTCCTACACCATCTTATCCTGTTAACCCACCTCCTATCGTCGTTTATCCTTCGTCACCGCCTCCTCCAGTGTTTTCTCCTCCCCCACCACCTCCTCCTGTGTTCTCTCCTCCCCCACCTCCTCCTCCAGTGTACTCcccaccaccacccccaccaTCTCCACCACCGCCTTCACCCCCACCTCCTCCTCCCCCAGTCTACTCTCCACCTCCGCCTCCTCCAGTTTATTCTCCACCTCCACCACCTCCCTCACCACCACCTCCATCtcccccaccaccaccaccaccttccccACCTCCACCATCTCCTCCACCACCATCTCCACCTCCGCCAGTATACTCTCCTCCACCACCGCCCCCATCACCACCTCCTCCTTCACCGCCACCACCCTCACCCCCACCGCCTTACATTTACAATTCACCACCCCCACCTCCTTACTTGTACAATTCACCACCCCCACCACCACCTTACATTGAACACCCACCACCTCCAGCATCACCGCCACCTTGTCCGGAACATCCACCACCATTCATGCCTCACCCATCACCTCCTTATGTATATGTCTCACCACCGCCACCAGCTCCGACATACCAAGGTCCAATGCCACCCATCTTCGGATTACCCTATGCATCACCTCCACCCCCACCTTTCTATTGATTCTTTTGAGATGGATATGAATTTTTCACCTCTAACTTCCCCTCTATTGTTGAAAACCATGATCAAATTCTCAGCTACCATTATTATTACTTCAACTACTAGTACTATCATCACATTTTATTTCACTTCTTCATCAATTGGTGTTTTCTTTGGGCAATACTAATAAAGAGGTTGTTGCGAAAGGGTAACAAGTTTATATGAGAGTTTAGTATGTCGTTCTGTATCGACGGCGACAACGACAACGACGAGCAGCCGTGAAAGAAGTGAAAACAAAgaggaggaggaaggaggaaggtCTCTGTATTCCACAAAATTCATTCAGAAAATTGTTAAATGGATATTCTGAGTTTGTCAAATAAAAATTGGTGCAGCCGGGTcggaaacaagaacaaaatttcaaaaaaaaaaaagaaaaaaaaagaagagtaGGATTTGCAGGGGAAAGTGTATGTATATAGGCTTTTGTTTATGCAAATTTGAGGAACAACCATAAATCTTGATGGCTGGCTAAGGGGGAAATTTGCAGCTAAACACTAATCCCTGGTGTTGCTGCTAGCTGCTGCTATGTGGGTTTTTGttattaatttcttttttttctttcttatttatgatcatacctttttttttaatttcattttgatTATTCTCCATATAGTATAATTTTGGAACATTTTTACTTTGTATTCATTTTCTCAGAATTCATATCACTTTAGTTAGTCTTTTTTTCTgttttgtttgtgttcatatgtTATGTTGCACTATGTAGCAGTAGTTCTTCCATTGAAGAATTTGATCACGTCGATGAATTTGGGAATGTACAATCTATATATGAATTCTACGAATATAAATAGAATCAATCAAAtttatgcatattagatgataTTTTATTTCTTAGCTCGTAGTTTGATTTCGTTGATTCTTGGCATGTTAAAAGGGGTGAGAATTTTGTTGCTAGTCGCCTTGATAGGTTAGTGCCGTTTGGTTTTGAACAAGTTCGTGAGAACCTCAGAGGTCTCCCCACCCGTATGTACTTATGGATTCTTTAACCATCAAGTAAACAAAATAGTCAACCGGAAAATAGCACAAAAGTGGGTGCCCCATTTGTGCTCCCAAGAACCAAAGTCTACATCAAATCGTCAAGATTAGGAAATCCACATGGGGTTGGTTAAATGGTGATCCAATTCTTTTCAACAACTTGTTTTCAATCTTTTGTTCTTGGATTTGGACAATTGAGTGCTAGTTGTTTCCAGCTCTTTGCCCCGAGCGCGGAAATAATTATGTGATAGTGATATAGTTTAGGTGAAATGATTAAAACCAGGGATGGAGTAACATGAAGGATGTTAATATAGAATGTGATCTGGTGAAGTGGTGATCCATAATTTTCGACCGAGGCAGGGGAGGTTGAGACTTGAGAGAGATAAATGAAATAATGTTTAAAGCATAGTAGTTCTAGTTTAGAGGTCAGAATTTTtaagattaattaattagtactcCGTAGATCAGTGTCACGAGATCCCACCATTATTTGTTCAAATTTCAAACTTGCTTCAACTATACACTTTAATCCCCCTCCTTGAATTCCGGGAAATTATGATCAAACCCCAAGAAAAGATACAGCCACAAAGAACTTTGGTGCAGGATTTTAAAAGAAATCTTGGCATTATTTAACCCATTTCAGGGGGGGTGTTAatccttttttttaaaggattattCATTCTCGATGAAATCATGTGTTATCGATGTTACTAATGTGTAAGCCGTTGGGGTGGGACGAGTAAATCATTCTCAGACTTTCTGATTTCGTGTTGCAAAGTAGGAAATGCAATAGCGTGAAGGGAGCGGAATTTCGGCATGCTCTGATGTATATCAGAGGCATTTTGTGTACCATTCATTGAAAAGAAAGTACTATTTTATTAAACGGAGTACCATTAcgataaaaacatgtaccactacgataaaaacatgtaccattacgATTAAAACATGTTGTTAAGGGAAGAATTACAAATAAAGATCATAGTCAACGCATTGACTTTGCATAACTGAATTCTGTTATTGACTTTCTGTTATTTGGTGTAACTGAATTCTGTTATTCAGTGCTAGCTGGAATTGTAATATATATACTCAAATGCTGTAAGCTGAGATTCATTCATGAAATATATTACAAACTCCTCTCTAAATTCTCCTTTCTTAATTCTCTCTTTCTGTTCCATTCTGTTTCTATTtctgttcttcttcttcttcttcttctttcttcttctttcttatGCTGCAAGCTATCTCTTTCTGTATTTTGATGGTTCTATTACAAAACTGATAACAGGATTAAGAATCCTGTAacattggtatcagagctaatTTGATCACATTCGATCAATTAGACAGTGTGATCTTCTGAAAAAAATTGAGAATCGACCTGGAACCAAATTGATTGATTAACTGGGAATTCAATCTGGCTCCTGCAACCAGACGAGCAGCAATGGATGATCACTTGAGGCAATTGGAGGAAAAGTTGCTCGAGCAATCAAAGAGGGTTGAAAGTCAATCTGTTCAGATTGAAGATCAATCCAAGAAATTGGATGGGGTGATGAATCTGTTGCTGGAATTGAGGAATCAGATGAGAGATTCCAGTTCTGAACACAGCAGACACAATGACACTCCAAGAGAGGGTAATACTGCTAAACCTATTGGATATAATCCAAAAATTTCTTTTCCTAAATTTGATGGAACTAATAGTAGAGTCTGGATCAAGAAATGTAGCAGATATTTTAGCCTTTGCAACATCAGTGATGATCATAAAGTAGATTTGGCTTCACTTAATATGGTTGATAAGGCAGAAAAGTGGGTAACTAGTTACTTgtcaactaaaagaaatgtgGATTGGGGTGAGTTTTGCCTAGATTTATCTGCTAGATTTAGGGATAATAGGGGCACCAACACTGTAGAACAGTTTAACAAATTGCAGCAAACTGATTCTATAGAAACTTACTTGGATaattttgaagatttgaaatcAGATGTTATAAACACTCATCATGGGTTACCTGAAGAATTTGTGTTGGAAAGCTTTATTGGGGGTTTGAATCCTATTGTTAAACCCTTTGTTAAAGCCTTTAGACCCAATACAATTGCTGAGGCAGTTGAATTTGCTAGGTTACAAGAAGAACAACTAGCAGCATTTCCACAGAAAGCATATACTTCTAAACCATACCCTTTTAACTACAATCAAAAGGCTATACAAGCTGTACCTCTTAACTCCAGCAAACCCATAAACACCAACCTACCTGCATTGCTACCTACACCAAACACAAAACCCACTCAAACAACCAAATTCAACCCAAGATATAACAAGAACTTTAGACACATTCCGGCAGATGTGAGAGCTGATAAAATTGCTAAAGGTTTGTGCTATTACTGTGATGCACCCTATGACAGATCACATAAATGCCAATTTAAAGAACCACAGCTGTTTACTGTGGAAATATCTAGTAGTAATGAGGATAAGGGATCAGAAGTCAGTGAGGATGATGGGGATGATGATGAGCTAGATAGTGCTGGGGTAGCTGAGCCAATTTTGTCTCTTAATGCATTATCTGGAAACCAGAACTTCCAAACAATGAGAGTGACAGGCACTAGAAACAACAAATTGTTCCATGTTCTAGTGGATTCTGGAAGCACTCACAATTTCTTGGACCTGGAGCTGGCTAAGAAAATGGGATGTGCCATTG contains these protein-coding regions:
- the LOC110792910 gene encoding leucine-rich repeat extensin-like protein 4 — encoded protein: MKKTTTTHPSNSFFFVSYLSLIFIISAALLAGTSSGFVGNGKLSEAEVRYIQRRQLLYYKDEFGDRGEKVSVPPNLSFANPRLRDAYIALQAWKQAILSDPFNYTVNWVGSDVCHYTGVFCAPAPDDHYTVTVAGVDLNHADIAGYLPEELGLLRDLALFHINSNRFCGTVPQRFRNMRLLHEIDLSNNRFAGRFPKVLITLPSLKYLDLRFNEFEGTVPRELFDKDLDAIFINHNRFQFELPDNFGNSPVSVIVLANNKFHGCVPESLVHMENLNEIIMMNNGFRSCLPSDLGLLQNLTVFDVSFNELMGPLPESIGQIMTLEQLDVAHNMFSGNIPASICKLPNLQNFTFSYNFFTGEPPVCLRLASTSDRRNCIPRRPVQRSSSQCRAFLSHPVDCSSFGCGASTPTPSYPVNPPPIVVYPSSPPPPVFSPPPPPPPVFSPPPPPPPVYSPPPPPPSPPPPSPPPPPPPVYSPPPPPPVYSPPPPPPSPPPPSPPPPPPPSPPPPSPPPPSPPPPVYSPPPPPPSPPPPSPPPPSPPPPYIYNSPPPPPYLYNSPPPPPPYIEHPPPPASPPPCPEHPPPFMPHPSPPYVYVSPPPPAPTYQGPMPPIFGLPYASPPPPPFY